DNA sequence from the Luteolibacter sp. Y139 genome:
TTCCAACGGGATAAGTCGGGCACGGTGACCGGACTGATCCTGCACCAGAACGGCAAGCACGCTGCGAAGAAGCGCTGAGGTTTTCGGAATCGGCGCCTTGCTATTGCGAACGGGTCGCAATAAGTTCCGCGCATGTTCGAGTGCTGGTGGCAAAACGATGGGTTCGAAGCATGGCACCTGCGGGGCGACCTGCGGGGGGCATCGCGCCGCTGGCAGCACCGGCTGCATGACGAATTGTGGCTGTGGCTCAATGACTCCGGCGAGGGCGTGGTGTGGGGCAAGGACCACCGGATCTTCCTGAAGCCGGGGCTTTTCGGCTGCTTCGGCGGGCAGGAGGGCGAGGACTGGAAGTGGACGCGGCTGCCGGGGCACCACGGCGGGGAGATCCTGATCGTGCCGCGGGCGTATTTGCTGCGGCATTTCGGCGAGGCGGCGGCGGAGAAGAGAACGCCGTTTGCCCGCTGGCTGCGGGGGGAGAAGGGCGTGTCGTTTGCGGGCCTGATGGGTGCCGGTGAGAAGCGGCTGGCGAAGCGCTTGGCGGCTGGGTGGAAGTCGAGGGCTCTGCCGGCAGCGGTGAGCCGGGATCTTCAGACCTGGGTTTCCGCGCTGCTCTCGGCGGCGCTGGCTCCCATGCCGCGGGCTTCGGCGTGCGGACGCAAGCGGAACAAGATCCAGGTCAGCAGCACGAAGCCGATGTCGTACCAGAGCCAGTCAGCCGGAGGGATGTAAAACTTGCCGATGATGTCCGGGCCCCATGGCTTCTTCCATGCGATGCCGCCAGCGACGGCATCGCCGATGAGATGAAGCAGCGATGCGAGCCAACAGGCGAGCGTGAGTTTCCTGCGACCTTCCTTCTGGAAGAACGAGGTGACCATGCCGGCGACGAGCGCGACGGCGGCGAGGAACCAGAGGGTGTGCGACCAGCTCTCGTAGCGTGATTCCAGCGAGATGTGGGGCGTGCAGAGATCGGGCAAGGCCCCGAAGAAGCCGATGGCGAAATAGCTCCACGGCGGGAAGACGTAGCCGCGGCCCTTGGCGAGGGAGAAGTTTTCGGCAGCCAGTCCGAGGCAGACAGGGAGCAGCGTGTGGGTGCCGATGAGCATTTACGATTCTTCGAAAATCCCGTGGATTGCGTTACAGGGAACCACGAAAGTGGCCGAACCGGGGAAGAGGGATTCAACCGCGGATTACACGGATATCACGGATCGAGGGATCCATGTGACTGTCCAACCGCGGGTTCAGAAGGTCTTGGTGTCGGCTTCGCCGGCGCGGAATTCCTTGGCCTTGCGGAGGCGCTCGGCGAAGGCCGGATCGGGGTCGCGATTCTGGTCACGGCTACCGAAGAGATCGCGCTCGAGGTTTCCGAAAACGTAGTTGGTGAGGAGGAAGATCATGGCACCGAAGGCCAGGATGAAGGCGGTCCAGAAGCAGCGGCGGGCGAGTTCCTCACCGATGGTGCCCCATGCCAGGAGGATGCCCGCGAAGGTGGCAGCGACGATGCAGACGGTCAGCACCCAGAATACCACCGCTTTGACGACGGGATGTGGCAGGTATCCATTCATGGGAAACGATGTATCACCACGCCGCAGTGACTTCAAGGTGTGGTTTTCCTCGCGGGAGGCTGGCCGGGAGTCACTTCCACCGGTAGTGGCCGGTGAGTGGATAGGTGAAGAGCACGTCTTCCTCGCGGGCTCCGCCGCCGATATTGTGGATGACGAGCGGGATGCCTTCGGCCGTCTTCTTGTCGCTGACGATCATGACGTGCGGGAGGCTTGGCGGGACGGTGCAGGTGACGAGGTCGCCGGGGAGGAACTTGGTGGCGTCCTTGGTGACGTCGAGCTTGTAGCCGCTGCGCTTGAAGTAGGTTTGGAGGTTGGGGACGCGGCGGTGGTCGATGTTCTTGTCGGGCTTGGAGAGGCCCCAGTTTCTGGGATAAGCGGAGAAGTTGGCCTTCATGTCCTCGTGGACGAGTTTCTGGAGGTCCAGCGAGAGGCCATCGCGGAGGGCGCGGATGACGACATCGGTGCAGACGCCTTTCTCGCGGGGGACGTCGCCGCCGGGGTAGTCGAGGGTGGCGTAGGCGGGGTCGTAGGAGAGGGTGACTCCGACTTGCTTGCGGGCGGCGGTGACGATTTTGGTGCCGGTGTCCTGAGCTTGGGCGAAGAGTGGGAGGAGGGATAGGGCTAGCAGGAGGAGATAGCGCATGACGATAGATACTCGGGCGGGAGTGGGGATTTTGTCAGCGCGCTGTGTTGCGGGATTTCGACGCTCGCAGGAGAGCGTGGCCGCCAGAAGCATGAGGCGTCCCTTCAGGACGCGATCATGGTGGTGTGATTACCCGGCACTTCGTGCCGGGCTTTTATGAGTCGTGCCGTTGGCACGGAGAGTCGGTCCTGCCAACACGAGGAGTTGCGAAGGCTTTGGGGGACCATTCGGGCGGAATGAATTCCGCGCTCCCGGTGGGGCTGTGCTTTGGAGGCGTGCCCCTTCCCTGCTTCAGGTTGGGGAGAGGTCGTAGCTTTCCTTGCCGTCTTTCATGGCCCAGCCTTTTTCGGTGAGCTGGGTGCGCATGAGGTCGGCCTTGGCCCAGTCCTTGGCGTTGCGGGCGGCCCAGCGTTCTTCGGCGAGGGCGCGGATGTCGGCGGGGACGTCGATTTCGGCTTCGGGTTCTTCTTCCGGGAGCGTGAGGCCGATGGCGCGGAGGACGCGGTTGAAGGCGGCGAGGGCTTTGGCGGCATCCTCGCCTTCGAGCTTCACGGCTTCGCGGAGACCGGTGAAGAGGCCGCCAAGGCAGCCGGGGGTATTGAGGTCGTCATTGAGCGAGTCCCATGCGGATTGGAAGGGACCGAAGTCGACGGAGTCGAAGCGGGCTTCGGCGGGGGCTTTCGCGGCGAGATTGCGGGCGCCCTTGGCGAGCTTCGCCATGGCCTCGCGGGCACCATGGAGTGACTCGAGCGTGAAGTTCAGCTGCTTGCGGTAGTGCGCGCCGATGAGGGCGTAGCGGACTTCCATGGCGGTGAAGCCCTTCGCCTTGAGATCGTCGAGGGTATAAAAATTTTGCTTCGACTTGGACATCTTCCCGCCATCGACAAGCAAGTGGGTCGAGTGGAACCAATGGGCGGCGAAGTGGCCGCCGCAGGCGCACTTGCTCTGCGCGATCTCGTTCTCGTGGTGCGGGAACATGAGGTCCTCGCCGCCGCCGTGAAGGTCGAAGTCGGAGCCGAGATACTCCTCAATCATGGCCGAGCACTCAAGGTGCCAGCCGGGTCTCCCCTCGCCCCATGGCGATGGCCAGAAGTTATCTCCGTCCTCCGGCTTGCGGCCCTTCCAGAGGACGAAATCGGAAATACTATCTTTCTCGTACTCGTCGGAGTTGGCGCGCTCGTTCTGGGTCTTGCCGAGTTCGAGTTCGCGGGTATCGAGGCGGGAAAGGCGGCCGTATTCGGGATACGAGGCGATGTTGAAATAGACCGAGCCATCTTCGGAGGCGTAGGCATTCCCCTTTTCCACGAGGGTCGCGATCATCGCGACCTGTTGCTCGATGTGATCGACGGCACCGGGCTCGACGTGCGGCTGAAGCGTTCCAAGCGCCTCGCAGTCGGCGTGGAATTTCTCCGTCCACTGGGTGGTGAATGCCTTCAGGGTCTGGCCGGCGGCCTGTGAGTCGCGGATGGTCTTGTCATCCACGTCGGTGATATTGCGGACGTGGAAGGTGCGCATGCCACCGGTCTCAAGGGTGCGGCGGAAGACGTCCTGAAGGACGAAGGTGCGGAAGTTCCCGATGTGCGCGGGGCCGTAGACGGTGGGACCACAGCAGTAGAACCGGTAGGTGGAACCGTCGAGGGGGCGGAGCTCCTTGAGCTCGCGAGCCAGCGTGTCGTAAAGCCGCATCGCCACGGGGTCTAGCGGGTGGCTCCCGCAAATTCAACCGTGATAAAGCCCGTCAATGGTCAACAGCCATCTGCTGGCCGATCAGCGCGCCATGCGGATCTCGCGGACCTGGGGCGCTTGGCCGGCTTCGACGATTTCCACGGGGATGGTCAGCTCCCCCATCGGCACGCTGGATCTCGGGGCTACCGCCTGGCCACGGAGGCGGATCTTCCACGCCGCCAAGGTGAGGGCGGTGCAGATGAGCGCGATTCCGAGGTTTCTGAGGCGGTCGATGAGCATTGAGAGGCGTGATTTCAGCGGAGTCGGGGGACCGTTCTGCGGGCCGGAGGCTCCGCGCACCCAGCGGGGGTCGCGGCGAAAGAAGCAAAGTTTTTAGAAAATATCAAGTTTGATTAAAAATATTTCCGGTTCGCTTCCTCCCCCACCCCGTGGTTTCTTTTGCGCGGGATGTTACGCGACGAACGAAGGATTCAGGTGACCACGGCTGCCCTGATCATCATGGGCATGGCGGGATTTTTCCTGACGCTGGTGATGGCGACGGGACTGCCGGGATTGGCCGGGGAGTTTTTTGCGAAGGTGATCGGGCTGATCACCACGCCCTTCATCCTGGAGGCTTCGGTGATCATCTTCGGGTTCATCCTGGTGATCTCGCTCAACCTATGGCGGCAGCATCGCGAGGGCGATGAGTTCGTCTATCTGGACGAGGTGAAGGATGCGCCGAAACAGCTGCCTGCGCAGGCGCGCTGGGCGATCTACCGGAACAAGCCGTTGGAAGCGGGCGATCCGGCACTGGCCGATCTGCTGGAAGGAGCAGTGGCGATCGGCGACCACGAGTCGGCGGTGGAAATCCTCGATACGATGGGTGATGAGGAGCGCCATCAACCGGAGGTGATGCGGCAGCGGATCACGCTGGCGAAGGCCACCGGGAAGGATGAGCTTGCCCGGCGGCTGGAGGCGGAGTTGGGAGAAGTGGCGGGTTGATTCCGGCTCACTCCTCCCCTGCTCTTCTTACCCTCAGGGAACGTGGACTCGCGTCCACGCCGTGTCGACGGAACGTCGACACCCCTTATCTGCTGCGGCGGGAGGCTTCTTCGAGGAAGATCTCCGCTAGGCGGAAGCAGCGGCGGGAGATTTCGCGGGCGTCGTGATCGTCGATGAGGGCGAGGCCTTCTTCGCCGACTTCGGACTGGAAGATCTTCCATGCCTTCTTGGCCACCAGCTCGGGATCGAGCTTCGGGCGTGCCGCGGCGTGGATGGTGGATGAGGCTGGGGCCGTTTCCGGGGCGTGGGACGGGGCGTCTGCTGGCGGCGACACGGCGTGGGGATGCTGGTGCGACTGCTGCGGTTGTCGCTCCCTTTCCCGGTCGCGTTCGCGGTCCCGATCCGGGCCCTGTCTTTCCTGACGTTCCGGCCGGTCCTGCCTGTCGCGGTCCTGGCCTGGGCCTCCCGGGCCCTGTCCTTCGCCGTGCTTCTTCTTCTTGCGGCGGCGGCGCTTCTTGGGATTGCCCGGAAGCTCGCCACCGGCGGTTTCGACGACGAAAGGAATCACGTCCTGGCCGGACTCGCGGTCGCGCAGCGGGGCTTCCTCGTGGCGCTCGGCCCGCTCAGGGCGTTCGGTGCGCTCGACGCGGGCGGCCGGCTCGGATTCGCGGACCGGAGCGGGCGCTTCGGCGGGAGCAGCATCAGCCGCGGACCCGGCAGCGTCAGCCGCCTTCGGTTTCGCGGACTTGCGAACGGCGGGCCGTTTGCGGGCAGTCTTGGTGGCCGGCTCTTTTTCGGCCGCAGGGGGCTCTTGGAACTCTTCGCTCATTTGGTCTGCGCCAAGAAGAGCGCACGATGGTGCGGCGTCGAGCGCAAAGCCCCATGGAACAAAGAAGACACGAAAAAGGGCGTCCGGCGGGCCTTGAAGCACCACCGGACGCCCTTGGAAAAGAGCGCGGGCCTAAACCGAGTTACCAGTTCTTGATATCGTCGAGGCTGTCCTTGTGCTTGGGATCCTTGTTGGTCTTGCCATCGGGACCCATCGACCACAAGTCGAAGTCAACATTGACCGCCTGCTCGCCGGTGCGGTAGCGGTAAGGATTTCCCCACGGGTCGACGATGCGGGCCTGATCGTCCTTGCCCTGGATCCAGGCTTGTCCGCCCTTGGTATTGTTGACCGGATCGAGCGCGCCGAGGTAGATCTTGCCACCGTTGTCGCGAGCTTCGTAGCCGTCCCAGTAGAGGTACTTGTAGACGACCTCGTCGCCCTTTTCACCGTTGGCATCGGTGCTTTCGGGGAAGGAGCGGTTATCGGCGTGGTAGTCCTGCAGGGCATTGGCGAGGAGGTCCACCTGGACCTTGGCCTTGGTGCGGGCGTTCTTCTGGTTGATGAAGTTGAACGCGCTGAGCGTGAGACCTGCGAGGACGACGATGATGGCGACGACCACAACGAGCTCCATCAAGCTGAAGCCCGCCTGATGGCGGCGGCGAAGACCTTGGATTTTCATGGGTGTTTTTGATGGTTGGCGAAAGGCGGGCGGACGACGGGGTCCGCCCGGCATCCGGCTCACATGTTGCCCATTTCGGAGATGATCTTGATCAGCGGCAGGAACAGCGCGAACACCACGGCGCCCACGACAAGTGCCAGCACGACGATCATGATCGGCTCAAGGATAGAGGTAAGCGCGGTGACGGCATTGTCCACTTCGTCGTCATAGACGTCCGCGACCTTCAGAAGCATTTCCGGGAGCTGGCCGGTTTCTTCACCCACGTCGACCATGGAGATGACCATGTTCGGGAAGACGCCATTGGTGGCCTGGAGCGGGGTCACGATGGATTCCCCTTCCTTGACGGCCTCGTGGACCTTCTCGATCGCGTCGGACACGACGACGTTACCGGCGGTGTCACGGGTGATATTGAGGGCCTGGAGGATCGGCACACCGGAGGTGACCAAGGTGCCGAGCGTGCGGGCGAAGCGGGCGATGGCGGACTTGCGCTGGATGTCACCGAAGATCGGTGCCTTGAGCTTCAAGGAATCGATGGCGCGGCGGCCCTTCTTGGTTTTGCCCCACATGTTGAAGCCCGCGAAGATGGCACCGGCCGCGACGAAGACCCAGACCACGTTCGGCACCGGCGGCACCAGGGTGGCATTCAGGAAGAACTTCGAGGTGCCGAAGACGACCTGCGAGATCATCGGCAGTTCGGCGTCCTTGCCGAGCTCGGCGAACATCGCTTCGAACTTCGGAACGATGAAGAGCATCAGGAAGACGAGGATGGCGACCGCGATGAACATGACGATCACCGGGTAGACCATGGCCGAGACGATCTTGTTCTTCAGCTTGTGGGCCTTTTCCTGGTATTCGGCGAGACGGACGAGGACGACTTCGAGCACACCACCGAGCTCACCGGCCTTGACCATGTTCACGTACAGCTTGTTGAAGATCTTCGGGTGCTGGGCGAGAGACTCGGAGAAGGTGGAGCCGGATTGCACGGAATCCGCGAGCGCGCTGATGGTGCCGCGGAGGACGGGATTCGGCTCCTGCTTGGCAAGCACGGTGAGACCGCGGAGCAAGGGCAGGCCGGAGTCAATCAGCGTGGCGAGCTGGCGGGTGAAGATCATGAGGATCTTCGGCTTGATGCGGCCACCGACCGAGGACTTGTCCTTTTTCTTGGCGGCTGCGGCCTTGGCACCCTTCTTGGCACCCTTCTTCGCAGCAAGCTTGCCCTTGCCGGCCTCGACGACCTGAAGCGGGTAGTAACCCTGCGAGCGAAGCTGCTGGATGGCATCGGCTTCGCTGGTGGATTCGATCGTGCCGGACATCTGCTCGCCTTTGGCATCGGCGGCGGTGAATTGGAACTGAGGCATGGGGTTGTTTTTAGATCGAGTGAAACAAGTGTGAGCGCGTCTGCGGGTGCTGGCGACTCAAATTTCGAGGTGAAAAAGGGGTATCAGGTGTATTTCAGGACCTCTTCAATGGTCGTGTGGCCCAAGTAGATGTTCCGGAGGCCGTCCTCACGGAGGGTATGCATCCCCAATTCCATGGCCTTTTGCTTGAGCACGACGGTCGGGGCGCGGTCGGTGATGAGCTCGCGGAGCGGGTCGGTGATATCGAGCAGCTCATAGAGGCCTTTCCGGCCCTTGTAGCCGCTCTTGCCGCAGACATCGCAGCCGCGGCCGGTGAAGAAGTCCTTGTCGCCGAGCTCGTGCACCGCAACGCCGAGCTGCATGAGGATGCTTTCGTTCGGCTCGTAGGAAGCCTTGCAGCTCTTACAGATGGTACGGACGAGACGCTGGGCGAGCACGCCCTCCAGCGAGGCGGCCACGAGGAAGGGCTCGCAACCCATGTCCACGAGACGGGTGACGGCGCCGGGCGCGTCATTCGTGTGGAGGGTGGAGAGCACCAAGTGACCCGTGAGCGAGGCCTGGATGGCGATCTGGGCGGTATCCATGTCACGCATCTCCCCCACCATGATCCGGTCGGGATCCTGACGAAGGAAGGCGCGGAGCACCCGCGGGAAGGTCAGGCCGATCGACTCGTGGACGGGGATCTGGATGATGCCGTCGATGTCGTATTCGACCGGGTCCTCGGCGGTGAGGAGCTTGGAATCGATGGTATTGATCCGGGCCAGTGCGGCGTAGAGCGTGGTGGTCTTACCGGCACCGGTGGGACCGGTGACGATGAAGATGCCGTTCGGCTTCTCGATGGTGTCGCAGATGTATTCGTAGATGGCCTCCGGCAGGTGGAGGTTCTCCAGCGAGAGATTGACCGAGGAGCGGTCGAGAACGCGGAGAACGATCGACTCGCCGTATTGGGTAGGGAGCGTCGAAACGCGCATGTCCACCTGACGGTCGCCGACCTGCTTCACGATGCGGCCGTCCTGCGGGACGCGGCGCTCGGCGATGTTCATATTGGACATCACCTTGATACGCGAGGTGATCGCGACGGCGAGGTGCACCGGCGGCGGGGCCATTTCGTAGAGCGAGCCGTCCACCCGGTAGCGGATCTTGAAGTCCTTTTCGAAGGGCTCGAAGTGGATGTCCGAGGCGCGCTCCTTGATGGCCTGGAAGAGCACGAGGTCGACGTAACGGATGATCGGCGCGGAATTCGCCTCGGCCTCCATTTCGGCGGCCGTCATGTTCGTATTGATGCCGTGCTCGAGCTGCATCAGGATGTCATCCATCGCCTTGCCTTCGCCGCCGTAGCACTCGTTGATCTTGGCTTCGACGACGTAGTCGGGAGCGATGGCGAGCACGACCTCGCGGCCGAGGGCGAAGCGGAGGTCCTCGATGGTCTGAGGATTCATCGGGTCCACCAGCGCGACGTGGAGACCCTCATTGTCGAGATTCACGGGCAGCGCGCCGTGGAGACGGGCCATGCCAGCGGGAAGCAGCGCGAGAAGCTGCTCCGGCGGAGTCCACTCGCGGATATCGACGAGTTGTGCGCCGAGCTCGGACGCGACCACCGGCCAGACATCGTCGCGGTGGTTGATGACCTGGAAGTCGGCGAGGATCTCAGCGGCCTCCTTGCCGCTGTTTTCGACTTCGTGGAGAATGTCCTGGCCGAGCGAGCGGTCGATGAGTCCGCGGCTGATGAAAAGTTCAACGATCTGGTTGTTGTCCATGGATCGGGTTTTAGAAAATTGAAAATCTGGGATTTATAACGTGGATCCTTGGATCATTCGAAGTCCGACATGGTGACGTGGATGACCTCGTCCGGGGAGGTCAGGCCGGCGAGCACCTTGCGGATACCATCGTCCCGCAGCGTGCGCATGCCGAGCTCGCGGGCGCGGCGGCGGAGCTGGCTGGAGGTCAGGTTTTCGTTGATCATGTGACGGACCTCGTCATCGATCTGGAAGGTCTCGAAGATGCCGATACGGCCGCGGAAGCCATTGCGGCGGCACTTGTCGCAGCCGACGGGTCCCATGACCTGGGAGATATCGCCGCGAGACGGATCGAAGCGCAGCGAGCGGGCCTCCTTGTCGGTGAGCACGTGCGGGGCCTTGCAAACCGGGCAGAGCTTGCGGACCAGACGCTGGGCGAGCACGGCGCGGACGGCGGAGGCGATGAGGAAGCGCTTGATGCCGATGTCCGCGAGACGGGCGACGGCCGAGGGCGCGTCATTCGTGTGCAGGGTGGAAAGCACCAAGTGACCGGTGAGCGCGGCATTGATGGCGATGTTCGCCGTTTCCGCGTCACGAATTTCCCCGATCATGATGATGTTCGGCGCCTGGCGGAGCATCGCGCGGAGGGCCGCGGCGAAGGTCATGCCAATGTCGGTCTTCACCATGACCTGGTTGATGCCGGGGAGCTCATACTCGACCGGGTCTTCCACGGTGATGATCTTCTTGTCCGGCTTGTTGATGACGTTCAAGCAGGCGTAGAGCGTCGTGGTCTTACCGGAACCGGTGGGGCCGGTGACGAGGATGATGCCGTCCGGCAGGCCGATCAGGTTTTCGAAGGTCGCCTGGTCATCCGAGAAGAAGCCGAGTTCCGGCAAGCCGAGCACGAGGGCCGACTTGTCGAGAATACGCATGACGATCGATTCGCCGTGGTTCGACGGGACGGAGGAAACACGAAGGTCGATTTCCTTTTCCGCGGTCTTCACCTGGACACGACCG
Encoded proteins:
- the cysS gene encoding cysteine--tRNA ligase — its product is MAMRLYDTLARELKELRPLDGSTYRFYCCGPTVYGPAHIGNFRTFVLQDVFRRTLETGGMRTFHVRNITDVDDKTIRDSQAAGQTLKAFTTQWTEKFHADCEALGTLQPHVEPGAVDHIEQQVAMIATLVEKGNAYASEDGSVYFNIASYPEYGRLSRLDTRELELGKTQNERANSDEYEKDSISDFVLWKGRKPEDGDNFWPSPWGEGRPGWHLECSAMIEEYLGSDFDLHGGGEDLMFPHHENEIAQSKCACGGHFAAHWFHSTHLLVDGGKMSKSKQNFYTLDDLKAKGFTAMEVRYALIGAHYRKQLNFTLESLHGAREAMAKLAKGARNLAAKAPAEARFDSVDFGPFQSAWDSLNDDLNTPGCLGGLFTGLREAVKLEGEDAAKALAAFNRVLRAIGLTLPEEEPEAEIDVPADIRALAEERWAARNAKDWAKADLMRTQLTEKGWAMKDGKESYDLSPT
- a CDS encoding metal-dependent hydrolase translates to MLIGTHTLLPVCLGLAAENFSLAKGRGYVFPPWSYFAIGFFGALPDLCTPHISLESRYESWSHTLWFLAAVALVAGMVTSFFQKEGRRKLTLACWLASLLHLIGDAVAGGIAWKKPWGPDIIGKFYIPPADWLWYDIGFVLLTWILFRLRPHAEARGMGASAAESSAETQV
- a CDS encoding GspE/PulE family protein, translated to MDNNQIVELFISRGLIDRSLGQDILHEVENSGKEAAEILADFQVINHRDDVWPVVASELGAQLVDIREWTPPEQLLALLPAGMARLHGALPVNLDNEGLHVALVDPMNPQTIEDLRFALGREVVLAIAPDYVVEAKINECYGGEGKAMDDILMQLEHGINTNMTAAEMEAEANSAPIIRYVDLVLFQAIKERASDIHFEPFEKDFKIRYRVDGSLYEMAPPPVHLAVAITSRIKVMSNMNIAERRVPQDGRIVKQVGDRQVDMRVSTLPTQYGESIVLRVLDRSSVNLSLENLHLPEAIYEYICDTIEKPNGIFIVTGPTGAGKTTTLYAALARINTIDSKLLTAEDPVEYDIDGIIQIPVHESIGLTFPRVLRAFLRQDPDRIMVGEMRDMDTAQIAIQASLTGHLVLSTLHTNDAPGAVTRLVDMGCEPFLVAASLEGVLAQRLVRTICKSCKASYEPNESILMQLGVAVHELGDKDFFTGRGCDVCGKSGYKGRKGLYELLDITDPLRELITDRAPTVVLKQKAMELGMHTLREDGLRNIYLGHTTIEEVLKYT
- a CDS encoding type II secretion system F family protein, giving the protein MPQFQFTAADAKGEQMSGTIESTSEADAIQQLRSQGYYPLQVVEAGKGKLAAKKGAKKGAKAAAAKKKDKSSVGGRIKPKILMIFTRQLATLIDSGLPLLRGLTVLAKQEPNPVLRGTISALADSVQSGSTFSESLAQHPKIFNKLYVNMVKAGELGGVLEVVLVRLAEYQEKAHKLKNKIVSAMVYPVIVMFIAVAILVFLMLFIVPKFEAMFAELGKDAELPMISQVVFGTSKFFLNATLVPPVPNVVWVFVAAGAIFAGFNMWGKTKKGRRAIDSLKLKAPIFGDIQRKSAIARFARTLGTLVTSGVPILQALNITRDTAGNVVVSDAIEKVHEAVKEGESIVTPLQATNGVFPNMVISMVDVGEETGQLPEMLLKVADVYDDEVDNAVTALTSILEPIMIVVLALVVGAVVFALFLPLIKIISEMGNM
- a CDS encoding DUF1287 domain-containing protein, which encodes MRYLLLLALSLLPLFAQAQDTGTKIVTAARKQVGVTLSYDPAYATLDYPGGDVPREKGVCTDVVIRALRDGLSLDLQKLVHEDMKANFSAYPRNWGLSKPDKNIDHRRVPNLQTYFKRSGYKLDVTKDATKFLPGDLVTCTVPPSLPHVMIVSDKKTAEGIPLVIHNIGGGAREEDVLFTYPLTGHYRWK
- a CDS encoding type II secretion system protein GspG, giving the protein MKIQGLRRRHQAGFSLMELVVVVAIIVVLAGLTLSAFNFINQKNARTKAKVQVDLLANALQDYHADNRSFPESTDANGEKGDEVVYKYLYWDGYEARDNGGKIYLGALDPVNNTKGGQAWIQGKDDQARIVDPWGNPYRYRTGEQAVNVDFDLWSMGPDGKTNKDPKHKDSLDDIKNW
- a CDS encoding GspE/PulE family protein; protein product: MFSNEDYLADLLVEAGAVDPDVLNQARTKGGSVIERLLSDTDLSENTICAVLAQNAGLEGIDLMQMAIAPDVASAIPDEIARRYKVIPVADDGVFLTVAVGDPFEFETMDSLPHVVGREINFVVAPVNAIDSFLRQFYGLSDSGSMTTAGGHDVESSDSDAPIIRLVQNLLVEAMKMRASDIHIEPLETSVRIRYRVDGKLIEVDNHPKKLLPAIIARLKVMSGTMSIAEKRLPQDGRVQVKTAEKEIDLRVSSVPSNHGESIVMRILDKSALVLGLPELGFFSDDQATFENLIGLPDGIILVTGPTGSGKTTTLYACLNVINKPDKKIITVEDPVEYELPGINQVMVKTDIGMTFAAALRAMLRQAPNIIMIGEIRDAETANIAINAALTGHLVLSTLHTNDAPSAVARLADIGIKRFLIASAVRAVLAQRLVRKLCPVCKAPHVLTDKEARSLRFDPSRGDISQVMGPVGCDKCRRNGFRGRIGIFETFQIDDEVRHMINENLTSSQLRRRARELGMRTLRDDGIRKVLAGLTSPDEVIHVTMSDFE